A genomic region of Alligator mississippiensis isolate rAllMis1 chromosome 4, rAllMis1, whole genome shotgun sequence contains the following coding sequences:
- the LOC102571104 gene encoding C-type lectin domain family 4 member E — MRVCIGEGIISCQKMKKLGSSHEKGKRNIVLILLFSSSFAVMLHKQSLKAHKLPKTFPEWRCALGTPGSKERVWTCCPMGWKPFRANCYYLSSDSMSGDESEKNCTGMGSHLVVINTQAEQDFLLSWTKVIFSSSRTYFIGLSAQEVEAQWRWVDQTPYNETAIPSGAERGSGGPLWVQSGSGESGGVGVLVVACDMHHVDVTLPADCVVHHEAARELGVVEGDVAATQDYIHMTAQEETSQWCSRNLPLCNQTPAYAP; from the exons ATGCGTGTGTGTATCGGGGAGGGAATCATTTCTTGCCAGAAGATGAAGAAACTGGGTAGCTCAcatgagaaggggaagaggaatatTGTACTGATActtttgttttcctcctcttttGCAGTTATGCTCCATAAACAGAGCCTGAAAGCTCACAAACTGCCCAAAACTTTTCCAGAGTGGCGCTGTGCCCTGGGGACACCTGGGAGCAAAG AGCGGGTCTGGACATGctgccccatgggctggaagcCCTTTCGAGCCAACTGCTACTACTTGTCCAGTGATAGCATGTCCGGGGATGAAAGTGAGAAGAACTGCACGGGGATGGGCTCCCACCTGGTGGTGATCAACACACAGGCTGAGCAG GACTTCCTGCTCAGTTGGACAAAAGTAATTTTTTCAAGCAGTCGAACTTACTTCATTGGTCTGTCTGCCCAGGAGGTGGAAGCCCAGTGGCGCTGGGTGGATCAGACCCCCTATAACGAGACTGCAAT TCCGTCAGGTGCAGAGcggggttcaggcggtcccctctgggtccagtctGGCAGCGGTGAATCTGGTGGAGTCGGTGTACTGGTGGTCGCCTGTGATATGCACCACGTAGATGTCACACTACCAGCGGATTGCGTCGTACATCATGAGGCAGCGCGTGAGCTTGGTGTAGTGGAGGGAGATGTGGCAGCCACGCAGGACTACATTCATATGACAGCCCAGGAGGAGACAAGCCAGTGGTGCTCTAGGAATCTGCCTCTATGTAACCAGACTCCAGC